From a region of the Gossypium raimondii isolate GPD5lz chromosome 10, ASM2569854v1, whole genome shotgun sequence genome:
- the LOC105776862 gene encoding NADP-dependent malic enzyme, with translation MISLHRSCFLNNTGISGSSSPFSYKLKKLPPASVKVTALGPNRDRNSSVLIENNNNPLKEIKEDGTSSVADVDPNPTVTGEDRDLYYDAAATDDQLVTPWSLSVASGYSLLRDPHHNKGLAFNEKERDSYYLRGLLPPTVISQELQVKKMMYSIRQYQVPLQKYMAMMDLQELNERLFYKLLIDNVEELLPVVYTPTVGEACQKYGSIFRRPQGLFISLKEKGKIHEVLRNWPQRDIQVIVVTDGERILGLGDLGCQGMGIPIGKLSLYTALGGVRPSACLPVTIDVGTNNEQLLNDEFYIGLRRRRATGQEYAELMHEFMSAVKQNYGEKVLIQFEDFANHNAFDLLAKYGTTHLVFNDDIQGTASVVLAGLVAALKVVGGTLADHRFLFLGAGEAGTGIAELIALEISKQTNMPLEEARKKISLVDSKGLIVKSRIDSLQHFKKPWAHDHEPIKKLVDAVNGIKPTVLIGTSGVGRTFTKEVVEAMAALNEKPIIFSLSNPTSQSECTAEEAYTWSEGRAIFASGSPFDPVEYKGRVFVPGQANNAYIFPGLGLGLIMSGAIRVHDDMLLAASEALAAQVTQENFDKGLIYPPFRNIRKISAHIAASVAAKAYELGLATRQPQPKDLVKYAEHCMYNPAYQSYR, from the exons ATGATTTCCTTGCACAGAAGCTGTTTTCTG AACAACACTGGCATTTCTGGGTCATCAAGCCCTTTCTCATACAAGCTGAAGAAGCTGCCACCAGCTTCTGTCAAAGTCACAGCTTTAGGCCCCAACAGGGATCGAAACAGCAGCGTTTTGATTGAAAACAACAACAACCcattgaaagaaataaaagaagatgGCACTTCTTCTGTTGCTGATGTGGACCCCAATCCTACTGTTACCGGCGAAGACCGCGACCTCTACTATGACGCCGCCGCCACCGACGATCAACTTGTCACCCCTTGGTCTCTCTCTGTTGCCAG TGGGTATTCGTTGTTGCGAGATCCTCACCACAACAAAGGACTCGCCTTTAATGAGAAAGAAAGAGATTCTTATTACTTGCGTGGTCTTCTTCCCCCCACAGTTATTTCCCAAGAACTACAG GTGAAGAAAATGATGTATAGTATCCGCCAGTATCAAGTTCCTCTGCAGAAGTACATGGCCATGATGGATTTGCAG GAGTTAAATGAAAGGCTGTTCTACAAACTTCTGATCGACAATGTTGAGGAGTTACTGCCTGTTGTCTATACCCCAACTGTTGGTGAGGCTTGTCAGAAATATGGGAGCATCTTCAGGCGCCCTCAGGGTCTTTTTATCAGTTTGAAAGAAAA GGGGAAGATTCATGAAGTTCTGAGAAATTGGCCTCAGAGGGATATTCAAGTCATCGTCGTCACTGATGGGGAAAGGATTTTGGGTCTAGGGGACCTTGGCTGTCAG GGAATGGGAATTCCTATAGGGAAGCTCTCTTTATATACTGCACTTGGAGGAGTTCGTCCTTCTGCT TGCTTGCCTGTAACCATTGATGTGGGTACAAACAATGAGCAATTGTTGaatgatgaattttatataGGACTTAGGCGAAGGAGAGCTACTGGGCAG GAATATGCCGAACTTATGCACGAATTCATGAGTGCAGTCAAGCAGAACTATGGGGAAAAAGTTCTCATTCAG TTTGAAGATTTTGCAAACCACAATGCCTTCGATTTGCTTGCTAAATATGGCACAACTCATCTGGTTTTCAATGATGATATTCAG GGAACAGCATCTGTGGTCCTTGCAGGGCTTGTTGCTGCACTAAAAGTAGTCGGTGGAACCTTGGCTGATCATAGATTTTTATTCCTTGGTGCTGGAGAG GCTGGCACTGGCATAGCAGAACTTATAgctcttgaaatttcaaaacag ACAAACATGCCACTTGAAGAAGCTCGCAAGAAGATTTCACTTGTGGACTCCAAG GGATTGATTGTTAAATCTCGTATTGACTCACTTCAGCATTTCAAAAAGCCCTGGGCTCACGATCATGAACCAATCAAGAAACTTGTCGATGCTGTTAAT GGAATCAAACCAACAGTGTTGATTGGAACATCAGGAGTAGGAAGGACATTTACTAAAGAAGTGGTTGAGGCTATGGCTGCTTTGAATGAA AAACCTATTATATTCTCCCTTTCTAATCCAACTTCACAATCTGAATGTACTGCTGAAGAAGCATATACATGGAGTGAG GGCCGAGCCATTTTTGCCAGTGGAAGCCCATTTGATCCTGTAGAATACAAGGGAAGAGTTTTCGTACCTGGGCAG GCAAATAATGCATACATCTTCCCTGGCCTCGGTCTGGGTTTAATTATGTCTGGTGCAATCCGTGTTCATGATGATATGCTTCTGGCAGCCT CGGAGGCTTTGGCTGCACAGGTGACACAGGAGAACTTTGACAAGGGACTTATTTACCCACCATTTAGAAATATCAGAAAGATTTCAGCCCATATTGCAGCCAGTGTTGCAGCTAAAGCATATGAACTGG GTTTGGCTACTCGGCAGCCTCAGCCCAAGGATCTTGTGAAGTATGCTGAGCACTGCATGTACAATCCTGCCTACCAAAGCTACCGGTGA